One segment of Streptomyces roseifaciens DNA contains the following:
- a CDS encoding Na+/H+ antiporter, whose amino-acid sequence MDQLALLFVLLIGSLVMVPVADRLRLPAPVLMTLGGIVLALLPFVPNVEMPPEFILPLVLPPLLYASVQRTSWRQFQANVRPILLLAVALVFVTTAAVAAVADAIVPGISLAAAVALGALVAPPDPVAATAVAGSLGLPRRLISILEGEGLFNDVTAIVLYHVAIAAAVSGSFSAPKAAGEFVLSAVVALAVGLALGWAAKKLMDVLGDATLQIGLTLLVPFVSYVLAEELKGSGVLAVLVTGLFLAEYAGDADDVLGRLARHSFWEVIDTLVTGVAFGLIGLELHHVLRTASGRWGEMLGIGAVVVAVVVGVRLLWLLPAAWLAKQLHSRRDIDEDVPISWRETVVMWWSGMRGVASVALALAIPHTQDDKTPFPARDEIVFVAFAVILATLVLQGLTLPWLVRRLGVQSDSDAERELARLLAVRAAKAAKRRLKEIQETEEIPDDMVEQLTRRAYDVGARISPDMVDEERREAHAQRVERIRATQRIQAEMLSAARREVLSARSEPGADPEIVDRVLRHLDVRSLRGG is encoded by the coding sequence GTGGACCAGCTCGCCCTGCTGTTCGTGCTGCTCATCGGATCGCTGGTCATGGTGCCCGTCGCGGACCGGCTGCGCCTGCCGGCCCCCGTCCTCATGACGCTGGGCGGCATCGTCCTCGCGCTGCTGCCCTTCGTGCCCAACGTGGAGATGCCGCCGGAGTTCATCCTCCCGCTGGTGCTGCCGCCCCTGCTCTACGCGTCCGTGCAGCGCACGTCCTGGCGGCAGTTCCAGGCCAACGTCCGGCCCATCCTGCTGCTCGCGGTCGCCCTGGTGTTCGTGACCACCGCGGCCGTGGCCGCCGTCGCCGACGCCATCGTGCCCGGCATCTCCCTCGCCGCGGCCGTCGCGCTCGGCGCCCTCGTCGCCCCGCCCGACCCGGTGGCCGCGACGGCCGTCGCGGGCTCGCTCGGGCTGCCGCGCCGCCTGATCTCCATCCTGGAGGGCGAGGGGCTCTTCAACGACGTGACGGCCATCGTGCTCTACCACGTGGCCATCGCCGCGGCCGTCAGCGGCAGCTTCTCCGCCCCGAAGGCCGCGGGCGAGTTCGTGCTGTCCGCCGTGGTCGCCCTCGCGGTCGGGCTCGCGCTCGGCTGGGCGGCCAAGAAGCTCATGGACGTCCTCGGCGACGCGACCCTCCAGATCGGCCTCACCCTGCTCGTCCCCTTCGTCTCCTACGTCCTCGCCGAGGAGCTCAAGGGCTCCGGCGTGCTCGCCGTGCTCGTCACCGGGCTCTTCCTCGCCGAGTACGCCGGTGACGCCGACGACGTGCTCGGCCGGCTCGCCCGGCACTCCTTCTGGGAGGTCATCGACACGCTCGTCACCGGCGTCGCCTTCGGCCTCATCGGCCTCGAACTCCACCACGTCCTGCGGACCGCCTCCGGCCGGTGGGGCGAGATGCTGGGCATCGGCGCCGTCGTCGTCGCGGTCGTCGTCGGCGTACGGCTGCTGTGGCTGCTGCCCGCCGCGTGGCTGGCCAAACAGCTGCACAGCCGGCGGGACATCGACGAGGACGTCCCCATCAGCTGGCGCGAGACGGTCGTGATGTGGTGGTCCGGGATGCGCGGCGTCGCCTCCGTCGCGCTCGCCCTCGCCATCCCGCACACCCAGGACGACAAGACGCCCTTCCCCGCCCGCGACGAGATCGTCTTCGTCGCCTTCGCCGTCATCCTCGCCACGCTCGTCCTGCAGGGCCTCACCCTGCCGTGGCTCGTGCGGAGGCTGGGCGTGCAGTCCGACTCCGACGCCGAGCGGGAGCTCGCCCGCCTGCTCGCCGTCCGCGCCGCGAAGGCCGCCAAGCGGCGGCTGAAGGAGATCCAGGAGACCGAGGAGATCCCCGACGACATGGTCGAGCAGCTCACGCGGCGCGCGTACGACGTCGGCGCCCGCATCAGCCCCGACATGGTCGACGAGGAACGGCGCGAGGCGCACGCCCAGCGGGTGGAAAGGATCCGGGCGACCCAGCGCATCCAGGCCGAGATGCTCTCGGCCGCCCGCCGGGAGGTCCTGTCGGCCCGCAGCGAACCGGGAGCGGACCCGGAGATCGTGGACCGGGTCCTCCGCCACCTGGACGTCCGCAGCCTACGGGGAGGCTGA
- the lspA gene encoding signal peptidase II, whose amino-acid sequence MTEAEQTTTGTPEAAEPTTAKGGRRIGVLLAVAAFAYVLDLGSKLFVVAKLEHHDPIEVFGTWLQLEVVRNRGAAFGIGEAMTIVFTVIASAVIVVIARIARKLYSLPWAIALGLLLGGALGNLTDRLFRAPGGFEGGVVDFIAPAHFAVFNLADSAIVCGGFLIVILSFRGLDPDGTVHQD is encoded by the coding sequence GTGACAGAGGCGGAACAGACCACCACCGGCACGCCGGAGGCCGCGGAACCGACCACGGCCAAGGGCGGGCGGCGCATCGGGGTACTCCTGGCGGTGGCCGCCTTCGCCTATGTCCTGGACCTCGGCAGCAAGCTGTTCGTGGTCGCGAAGCTGGAGCACCACGATCCGATCGAGGTGTTCGGCACCTGGCTGCAGCTGGAGGTGGTCCGCAACCGCGGTGCCGCCTTCGGCATCGGCGAGGCGATGACGATCGTCTTCACGGTGATCGCCTCCGCCGTGATCGTGGTGATCGCGCGGATCGCCCGCAAGCTCTACAGCCTGCCGTGGGCGATCGCGCTGGGCCTGCTGCTCGGCGGCGCGCTGGGCAACCTCACGGACCGCCTGTTCCGCGCCCCGGGCGGCTTCGAGGGCGGTGTCGTCGACTTCATCGCGCCCGCGCACTTCGCGGTCTTCAACCTCGCCGACTCCGCGATCGTCTGCGGCGGCTTCCTGATCGTGATCCTGTCCTTCCGCGGTCTGGACCCGGACGGCACGGTCCACCAGGACTGA
- a CDS encoding dienelactone hydrolase family protein: MASSTTIVLFHSAYGLRPAVHAAAERLRAAGHEVHVPDLYEGRTADTVEDGMAVKDGIGREELLRRAVTAVAPLSDRGLVYAGFSLGGSIAQNLALGDEKARGLLLLHGTSDLADDAAVDELPVQLHVADPDPFEPHDWLNAWYLRMGRAGADVEVHRYPGAGHLFTDPDLADYDEEAAETAWRVALAFLEEIGDQAGGRARITAPAS, translated from the coding sequence GTGGCGTCCTCTACCACGATTGTCCTTTTTCATTCGGCCTACGGCCTGAGGCCGGCCGTGCACGCCGCTGCCGAGCGCCTGCGCGCCGCCGGGCACGAGGTGCACGTACCGGACCTCTACGAGGGCCGGACCGCGGACACCGTGGAGGACGGCATGGCCGTCAAGGACGGGATCGGCCGCGAGGAGCTGCTGCGCCGCGCCGTCACCGCGGTGGCGCCGCTGTCGGACCGGGGCCTGGTCTACGCCGGCTTCTCGCTCGGCGGGTCGATCGCGCAGAACCTGGCGCTGGGCGACGAGAAGGCGCGCGGCCTGCTGCTCCTGCACGGCACCTCGGACCTGGCCGACGACGCCGCCGTGGACGAGCTGCCCGTCCAGCTGCACGTCGCCGACCCGGACCCGTTCGAGCCGCACGACTGGCTCAACGCCTGGTACCTGCGCATGGGCCGGGCCGGGGCGGACGTGGAGGTCCACCGGTACCCCGGGGCGGGGCACCTGTTCACGGACCCGGACCTCGCGGACTACGACGAGGAGGCCGCGGAGACGGCCTGGCGCGTCGCGCTGGCCTTCCTGGAGGAGATCGGCGACCAGGCCGGGGGCCGGGCGCGGATCACCGCACCGGCGTCCTGA
- a CDS encoding thioredoxin domain-containing protein produces MSNRNNQQNKQAARERLRAERERQARRDKTRRQLVVAGAIVVVLAIAGGVGYAVTNMNDSKDGASSWASDKTLVKPANTTGENGNEIVLGDAKAKETLTVYEDPRCPSCAAFENESGAQLRQDVKDGRYKVRFVMVNFIDDLAKGTGSKNAVSALGAALNVSPDAFVAYKEALYSPKNHPDERDDAFAKDSRLIEIAQQVPALKGNKDFEKAVNEGTYDKWAVEMGTLFEKNKIGGTPALLHGDKQLKGPNGNPPMAKESFIAAIDKEFGPKK; encoded by the coding sequence ATGAGCAACCGCAACAACCAGCAGAACAAGCAGGCCGCGCGCGAGCGGCTGCGCGCCGAGCGCGAGCGCCAGGCCCGCCGGGACAAGACGCGCCGTCAGCTCGTCGTCGCCGGCGCCATCGTCGTCGTCCTCGCGATAGCCGGCGGCGTGGGCTACGCCGTGACCAACATGAACGACAGCAAGGACGGCGCGAGCAGCTGGGCGAGCGACAAGACCCTGGTCAAGCCCGCCAACACCACCGGCGAGAACGGCAACGAGATCGTCCTCGGTGACGCCAAGGCCAAGGAGACCCTCACGGTCTACGAGGACCCGCGCTGCCCGTCCTGCGCCGCCTTCGAGAACGAGTCCGGCGCCCAGCTGCGCCAGGACGTCAAGGACGGCCGCTACAAGGTCCGGTTCGTCATGGTGAACTTCATCGACGACCTGGCCAAGGGCACCGGCTCGAAGAACGCCGTCAGCGCCCTCGGCGCCGCGCTCAACGTCAGCCCGGACGCCTTCGTCGCGTACAAGGAGGCGCTCTACTCCCCGAAGAACCACCCCGACGAGCGCGACGACGCCTTCGCCAAGGACTCGCGGCTGATCGAGATCGCGCAGCAGGTCCCGGCCCTGAAGGGCAACAAGGACTTCGAGAAGGCCGTCAACGAGGGCACTTACGACAAGTGGGCCGTCGAGATGGGCACGCTGTTCGAGAAGAACAAGATCGGCGGCACCCCGGCCCTGCTCCACGGCGACAAGCAGCTGAAGGGCCCGAACGGCAACCCGCCGATGGCCAAGGAGTCCTTCATCGCGGCGATCGACAAGGAATTCGGCCCGAAGAAGTAG
- a CDS encoding mechanosensitive ion channel family protein, which translates to MEGVLRPLSVIGGALIVTLVVGWVADQVVRRIDERHPETPLWDLLRRCRLPLQVVLCTALLRGGYRSAGILPDHEEVVGQVLTLVLIGACAWLVVRVAVAIVEAAYARYAARAEDAARVRRVRTQVTLIRRIVTAVVCVVAVASMLLTFPAMRAAGVSVLASAGLLGIVAGVAAQSTLANLFAGLQIAFGDVVRIGDTVVVDGEWGRVEEITLTYLVVTTWDERRITMPVSYFTSRPFENWSRSNPRMTGTVFFHLDHSTPIDLMREQLHGILKGLPEWDGRSWSLVVTDTTPTTIQVRALVTAKDADDIWTLRCVVREQLIEWLRREHPYALPRINTAPAPGLEQAPDRRQAPPTSEDIGPGPGTT; encoded by the coding sequence ATGGAGGGCGTACTGCGTCCGCTGTCCGTCATCGGCGGAGCGTTGATCGTCACCCTGGTCGTGGGGTGGGTGGCCGACCAGGTCGTGCGCAGAATCGACGAGCGCCACCCCGAGACGCCCCTGTGGGACCTGCTGCGCCGGTGCCGGCTCCCCCTCCAGGTCGTCCTGTGCACGGCGCTGCTGCGCGGCGGCTACCGCTCGGCCGGCATCCTGCCGGACCACGAGGAGGTGGTCGGCCAGGTCCTGACGCTCGTGCTGATCGGCGCCTGCGCGTGGCTGGTGGTGCGGGTCGCCGTCGCCATAGTGGAGGCGGCCTACGCGCGCTACGCCGCGCGCGCGGAGGACGCGGCCCGGGTGCGCCGGGTACGGACCCAGGTGACGCTCATCCGGCGGATCGTCACGGCCGTCGTGTGCGTGGTCGCGGTGGCGTCGATGCTGCTCACCTTCCCGGCCATGCGGGCCGCCGGGGTGTCCGTGCTGGCCTCGGCCGGTCTGCTCGGCATCGTCGCCGGTGTGGCGGCGCAGTCCACGCTCGCCAACCTCTTCGCCGGGCTGCAGATCGCCTTCGGCGACGTCGTGCGCATCGGGGACACGGTCGTCGTGGACGGCGAGTGGGGCCGGGTGGAGGAGATCACGCTCACCTATCTGGTGGTGACCACCTGGGACGAGCGGCGCATCACCATGCCGGTGTCGTACTTCACCAGCCGTCCCTTCGAGAACTGGTCCCGCAGCAACCCCCGGATGACCGGCACGGTCTTCTTCCACCTCGACCACTCCACGCCCATAGACCTCATGCGGGAGCAGTTGCACGGGATCCTCAAGGGCCTGCCGGAGTGGGACGGGCGGTCCTGGAGCCTGGTGGTCACCGACACGACCCCGACGACGATCCAGGTGCGGGCGCTGGTGACGGCGAAGGACGCCGACGACATCTGGACGCTGCGGTGCGTGGTGCGGGAGCAGCTGATCGAGTGGCTGCGGCGGGAGCACCCGTACGCACTGCCGCGCATCAACACGGCGCCGGCCCCGGGCCTGGAGCAGGCTCCGGACCGCCGCCAGGCTCCGCCGACGTCGGAGGACATCGGCCCGGGCCCCGGCACGACGTAG
- a CDS encoding TraR/DksA family transcriptional regulator produces the protein MVAKRAAADVASAKGKAHGAAAARAAAAAGGGGKAAKTAPSAKPAGGGGSAAKGSAPAKTSSAAGKAAKAADGGKAAEEAAPAQKTAAGGATRASRKAPLPAGGAAEAAGGGGRPVKASAAAEKEAAGSVSGSAKKAAKTSAPGKASSAAGEAAKAADGGRKAVPAKKTSPSAGKAAKTAAPAGKAADKPPAAKKAAAPAKKAAAKKAAPAKKTAAKKTAAKTAAAKKTAAKKTAAAKTGATKAAATKAATKAAAPKKTAAQKAVASAKEVVGKKAAPAEKRAAVAVAASSARTSAEKAAGKNKKAAPAPAGSPASGGTAAPAEESATRAVGKRAAGEKAAPIEKAAPAQRAVPAKKTGARTVAAKKTMDGTQAAGKVPGARTGPVEPGELAVRPGEEPWSPGEVAEARTELQSEVLRLRAEIAHSEEAISGLMRDSGDGAGDDQADTGTKNITREHELALAANAREMLDQTERALERLDAGTYGLCENCGRPIGKARMQAFPRATLCVECKQRQERR, from the coding sequence ATGGTGGCGAAGAGAGCGGCGGCGGACGTCGCTTCCGCGAAGGGGAAGGCCCACGGGGCCGCTGCCGCCAGGGCCGCCGCTGCCGCCGGGGGCGGCGGGAAGGCGGCGAAGACGGCGCCGTCGGCGAAGCCCGCCGGGGGCGGCGGAAGCGCGGCCAAGGGATCCGCGCCGGCGAAGACGTCGTCCGCCGCGGGCAAGGCCGCCAAGGCGGCGGACGGCGGGAAGGCTGCGGAGGAGGCTGCGCCGGCTCAGAAGACGGCTGCAGGGGGTGCGACCAGGGCGTCCCGGAAGGCGCCGTTGCCGGCGGGCGGGGCCGCGGAGGCCGCCGGGGGCGGGGGGAGGCCGGTCAAGGCGTCCGCGGCGGCTGAGAAGGAAGCCGCCGGGAGTGTGTCCGGGTCGGCGAAGAAGGCGGCCAAGACGTCTGCTCCGGGCAAGGCGTCGTCGGCCGCGGGCGAGGCTGCCAAAGCCGCGGACGGCGGCAGGAAGGCTGTTCCGGCCAAGAAGACGTCGCCGTCGGCGGGCAAGGCCGCGAAGACGGCCGCCCCGGCCGGGAAGGCGGCGGACAAGCCGCCTGCGGCGAAGAAGGCGGCCGCTCCGGCGAAGAAGGCGGCGGCGAAGAAGGCCGCTCCGGCGAAGAAGACGGCCGCCAAGAAGACGGCTGCCAAGACGGCGGCCGCCAAGAAGACAGCCGCCAAGAAGACGGCGGCGGCCAAGACGGGGGCCACCAAGGCGGCGGCCACCAAGGCGGCCACCAAGGCGGCGGCCCCCAAGAAAACAGCCGCCCAAAAGGCGGTGGCCTCGGCCAAGGAGGTCGTCGGGAAGAAGGCGGCGCCCGCCGAGAAGCGTGCCGCCGTCGCGGTCGCGGCGTCTTCCGCCAGGACGTCCGCGGAGAAGGCCGCAGGCAAGAACAAGAAGGCGGCGCCCGCCCCGGCGGGTTCCCCCGCCTCCGGCGGCACGGCGGCACCCGCCGAGGAGAGTGCCACCCGGGCGGTCGGCAAGCGCGCCGCAGGCGAGAAGGCCGCCCCCATCGAGAAGGCCGCACCTGCCCAGAGGGCGGTGCCCGCGAAGAAGACGGGAGCCAGGACGGTGGCTGCGAAGAAGACGATGGACGGGACACAGGCCGCCGGGAAGGTGCCGGGGGCCCGTACGGGACCCGTGGAGCCCGGCGAGCTGGCCGTGCGGCCGGGGGAGGAGCCCTGGTCGCCGGGCGAGGTGGCCGAGGCCCGGACGGAGCTGCAGAGCGAGGTACTGCGGCTGCGGGCGGAGATCGCCCACTCGGAGGAGGCGATCAGCGGCCTGATGCGGGACTCGGGCGACGGCGCGGGCGACGACCAGGCCGACACCGGCACCAAGAACATCACCCGGGAGCACGAACTGGCCCTGGCGGCCAACGCCCGGGAGATGCTGGACCAGACCGAGCGGGCGCTGGAACGGCTCGACGCGGGCACGTACGGGCTCTGCGAGAACTGCGGGAGGCCCATCGGCAAGGCCCGCATGCAGGCGTTCCCGCGGGCCACCTTGTGTGTGGAGTGCAAACAGCGCCAGGAACGCCGCTGA
- a CDS encoding GNAT family N-acetyltransferase: MGAAQGITVRVVGPGELPGCHAVRREVFVGEQRIPEAEEMDAYDVHAVHLLATGPAGPVGTVRFLHGAPARKKYGPAGVEDDVTAVLGRLAVSRAARGTGLGAELVLAVEAEARRLGLARVYLEAQTHALGFYERLGYAAHGPEFDEGSGIPHRAMTKAL; the protein is encoded by the coding sequence GTGGGCGCCGCGCAGGGGATCACGGTCCGCGTCGTCGGCCCCGGCGAGCTGCCCGGCTGCCACGCCGTGCGCCGCGAGGTCTTCGTCGGCGAGCAGCGCATCCCCGAGGCCGAGGAGATGGACGCGTACGACGTCCACGCCGTCCACCTCCTGGCCACCGGGCCGGCCGGCCCCGTCGGCACGGTCCGCTTCCTGCACGGCGCCCCGGCCCGGAAGAAGTACGGCCCCGCGGGCGTCGAGGACGACGTCACGGCCGTCCTCGGCCGGCTCGCCGTCTCCCGTGCCGCGCGCGGCACGGGCCTGGGCGCCGAGCTCGTCCTGGCCGTCGAGGCGGAGGCCCGCCGGCTGGGCCTGGCCCGGGTCTACCTGGAGGCCCAGACGCACGCCCTCGGCTTCTACGAGCGGCTCGGCTATGCGGCCCACGGGCCCGAGTTCGACGAGGGCAGCGGCATACCGCACCGCGCGATGACGAAGGCGCTGTGA
- a CDS encoding alkaline phosphatase D family protein: MTIDSCISRRTAVTAVAGAATVALLPLAAAAPAHAADPSLFLHGVASGDPLPDGVLLWTRVTPSPDAVPGSGRGADVEVAWEVAEDEAFGRVVARGTVTATAASDHTVKADVRGLRPATGYWYRFAAGGAHSPAARTRTAPAAGAAVAGVRFGVVSCANWESGHFAAYRHLADRRDLDAVLHLGDYIYEYASGTYPPAKQVVRPHAPAHEIVTLADYRTRHGRYKTDPDLQALHRTHPFVAIWDDHEFANDTWTGGAENHTPGAEGEWAARMAAAKQAYFEWMPVRPSTEGTTYRRLRFGNLADLHLLDLRSFRSQQVKPGNGKVDDPERTITGRAQLDWLKAGLASSDTTWRLVGNPVMISPFAFGALPAHLLEPLAKLLGLPAGGIAANTDQWDGYTDDRRELLAHLSDRGIRNTVFLTGDIHMSWANDVPKKAATYPLSPSVATEFVVTSVSSDNLDDLLGVAPHTVSLAAVTAIKAANRHAKWVDMDSHGYGVLDITPEQAQMDYYVLSDKADPKATTEWSRSYRTRSGTQQVERVRTPVR; encoded by the coding sequence GTGACCATCGACTCCTGCATATCGCGCCGCACCGCCGTCACGGCCGTCGCCGGCGCCGCGACCGTCGCCCTCCTGCCGCTGGCCGCAGCCGCCCCGGCACACGCCGCGGACCCCTCCCTCTTCCTGCACGGCGTCGCCTCGGGCGACCCACTGCCCGACGGCGTCCTGCTGTGGACGCGCGTCACGCCCTCCCCCGACGCCGTGCCCGGCTCGGGCCGCGGCGCGGACGTGGAGGTCGCCTGGGAGGTCGCCGAGGACGAGGCGTTCGGCAGGGTCGTCGCCCGCGGCACGGTCACCGCGACGGCCGCGAGCGACCACACCGTCAAGGCGGACGTCCGCGGCCTGCGCCCGGCCACCGGCTACTGGTACCGCTTCGCCGCCGGCGGCGCGCACTCCCCCGCCGCCCGCACCCGTACGGCACCCGCGGCCGGCGCGGCCGTCGCCGGCGTCCGCTTCGGCGTCGTCTCGTGCGCCAACTGGGAGTCCGGTCACTTCGCGGCCTACCGCCACCTCGCGGACCGCCGCGACCTGGACGCCGTCCTGCACCTGGGCGACTACATCTACGAGTACGCCTCGGGCACCTACCCGCCCGCGAAGCAGGTCGTCCGCCCGCACGCGCCGGCCCACGAGATCGTCACCCTCGCCGACTACCGCACCCGCCACGGCCGTTACAAGACGGACCCCGACCTGCAGGCCCTCCACCGGACCCACCCCTTCGTGGCCATCTGGGACGACCACGAGTTCGCCAACGACACCTGGACGGGCGGGGCCGAGAACCACACCCCCGGCGCCGAGGGCGAGTGGGCCGCGCGCATGGCGGCCGCCAAGCAGGCCTACTTCGAGTGGATGCCGGTGCGCCCGTCCACCGAGGGCACCACGTACCGCCGCCTGCGCTTCGGCAACCTCGCAGACCTGCACCTGCTGGACCTCAGATCCTTCCGGTCCCAGCAGGTCAAGCCGGGCAACGGCAAGGTGGACGACCCCGAGCGCACGATCACCGGGCGCGCCCAGCTCGACTGGCTGAAGGCCGGGCTCGCCTCCTCCGACACCACCTGGCGCCTCGTCGGCAACCCCGTGATGATCTCCCCGTTCGCCTTCGGCGCCCTGCCCGCCCACCTGCTGGAGCCGCTCGCCAAGCTGCTGGGCCTGCCCGCCGGCGGCATAGCCGCCAACACCGACCAGTGGGACGGCTACACCGACGACCGGCGCGAGCTCCTCGCCCACCTGAGCGACCGCGGGATCCGCAACACCGTCTTCCTGACCGGTGACATCCACATGTCCTGGGCCAACGACGTGCCCAAGAAGGCCGCCACGTACCCGCTGTCGCCGTCCGTCGCCACCGAGTTCGTCGTCACGTCGGTGAGCTCCGACAACCTGGACGACCTCCTGGGCGTGGCCCCGCACACCGTCTCGCTCGCCGCGGTCACCGCCATCAAGGCCGCCAACCGGCACGCGAAGTGGGTGGACATGGACTCCCACGGCTACGGGGTCCTCGACATCACCCCCGAGCAGGCGCAGATGGACTACTACGTCCTCTCCGACAAGGCCGACCCGAAGGCGACGACCGAGTGGAGCCGCTCGTACCGGACGCGCTCGGGCACGCAGCAGGTCGAGCGGGTCAGGACGCCGGTGCGGTGA
- a CDS encoding thioredoxin domain-containing protein, whose amino-acid sequence MSKRNNWENKQSARERLRAERERQAKKDRTRRQLVVGGAVAAVLAVGAGIVVAVSQLGKDGKSGLNAAWEAASKKELVKPANTGGDKGTEVTIGDKNAKHTLDLYQDMRCPICSVFEQSVGGTIDKDVKDGKYKVSYHVATFLDRNFGGSGSKNALSALGAALDVSPEAFSAYNKALYSKANHPNETKDDYAKDDVLLKVANEVPALKGNKDFEKNVKDGTFDKWALTVSDEFDKAKDVTGTPTLKLDGKKLTAEDGKNVPITPEQYTKAVDAALKS is encoded by the coding sequence ATGAGCAAGCGCAACAACTGGGAGAACAAGCAGTCCGCACGCGAGCGCCTGCGCGCCGAGCGGGAGCGGCAGGCCAAGAAGGACAGGACGCGCCGCCAGCTCGTCGTCGGCGGGGCCGTCGCCGCGGTCCTGGCCGTCGGTGCGGGCATCGTCGTGGCCGTCTCCCAGCTGGGCAAGGACGGCAAGAGCGGGCTGAACGCGGCGTGGGAGGCCGCGTCCAAGAAGGAGCTCGTCAAGCCCGCCAACACGGGCGGCGACAAGGGCACCGAGGTCACGATCGGCGACAAGAACGCCAAGCACACCCTGGACCTCTACCAGGACATGCGCTGCCCGATCTGCTCGGTCTTCGAGCAGAGCGTCGGCGGCACGATCGACAAGGACGTCAAGGACGGCAAGTACAAGGTCTCGTACCACGTCGCCACGTTCCTCGACCGCAACTTCGGCGGCAGCGGCTCCAAGAACGCCCTCAGCGCGCTGGGCGCCGCGCTCGACGTGAGCCCCGAGGCCTTCAGCGCCTACAACAAGGCCCTCTACTCCAAGGCCAACCACCCCAACGAGACGAAGGACGACTACGCCAAGGACGACGTCCTGCTGAAGGTCGCCAACGAGGTGCCGGCGCTCAAGGGCAACAAGGACTTCGAGAAGAACGTCAAGGACGGCACCTTCGACAAGTGGGCGCTGACGGTGTCCGACGAGTTCGACAAGGCCAAGGACGTCACCGGCACGCCGACCCTCAAGCTCGACGGCAAGAAGCTGACGGCGGAGGACGGGAAGAACGTCCCGATCACCCCCGAGCAGTACACCAAGGCCGTCGACGCGGCCCTGAAGTCCTGA
- a CDS encoding RluA family pseudouridine synthase, producing the protein MSTIPEIRALPVPDGLEGERVDAAIARMFGFSRTKAAELAAAGKVQLDGAEAGKSDRVTGGAWLEVEMPAAPAPVQIVAEPVEGMEIVHDDDDIVVIVKPVGVAAHPSPGWTGPTVIGGLAAAGYRISTSGAAERQGIVHRLDVGTSGLMVVAKSERAYTLLKQQFRERTVDKRYHTLVQGHPDPMSGTIDAPIGRHPNHDYKWAVTAEGKPSVTHYDLIEAFRAASLLDVKLETGRTHQIRVHMAAHRHPCVGDLTYGADPTLAKRLKLTRQWLHAVRLGFEHPEDGRWVEFESSYPEDLQRALDTVRAESA; encoded by the coding sequence GTGAGCACCATTCCCGAGATCCGCGCCCTGCCCGTACCCGACGGCCTGGAAGGCGAGCGCGTCGACGCCGCCATCGCCCGTATGTTCGGCTTTTCCCGCACCAAGGCGGCCGAGCTGGCGGCCGCGGGCAAGGTCCAGCTGGACGGGGCGGAGGCCGGGAAGTCCGACCGCGTGACCGGCGGGGCCTGGCTCGAGGTCGAGATGCCCGCCGCGCCCGCCCCGGTGCAGATCGTCGCCGAGCCCGTCGAGGGCATGGAGATCGTCCATGACGACGACGACATCGTCGTGATCGTCAAGCCGGTCGGCGTGGCGGCCCACCCCAGCCCCGGCTGGACGGGCCCGACGGTCATCGGCGGCCTGGCCGCCGCGGGCTACCGCATCTCCACCTCCGGCGCCGCCGAGCGCCAGGGCATCGTGCACCGCCTGGACGTGGGCACCTCCGGCCTGATGGTCGTCGCCAAGTCCGAGCGCGCCTACACCCTGCTCAAGCAGCAGTTCCGCGAGCGCACGGTCGACAAGCGCTACCACACGCTGGTCCAGGGGCACCCGGATCCGATGAGCGGCACCATCGACGCCCCCATCGGCCGCCACCCCAACCACGACTACAAGTGGGCCGTCACCGCCGAGGGCAAGCCCTCGGTCACCCACTACGACCTGATCGAGGCCTTCCGCGCGGCCAGCCTGCTGGACGTGAAGCTGGAGACCGGCCGTACGCACCAGATCCGCGTGCACATGGCCGCCCACCGCCACCCCTGCGTCGGCGACCTCACCTACGGCGCCGACCCGACCCTCGCCAAGCGCCTCAAGCTCACCCGCCAGTGGCTGCACGCCGTGCGGCTCGGCTTCGAGCACCCCGAGGACGGCCGCTGGGTCGAGTTCGAGAGCTCCTACCCCGAGGACCTGCAGCGCGCGCTGGACACGGTGCGCGCCGAGAGCGCCTGA